A segment of the Vagococcus hydrophili genome:
AGCTGAACGTTTAGATTTTATTAACCAAGCTGAGATTGTTGTGATTGACGGCAATGTTTCTAAAGAATCCGTTGAATTTTTAGCAAGTCACGTCACTCCACCTATTTTTGTTGATCCTGTTTCAATCGCTAAAGTCGACCGTTTTGAAAATGTCTTAGCTAACATTGATACCATTAAGCCCAATGTTTTAGAAGCTGAATTGTTAACAGGGATTCAAGTGACAGATATTGAAACTGGTAAAAAAGCTGCCCTTTGTCTCAATCAACGTGGAGTAAAAAATGTCTTTATTTCATTAGGAGAAAAAGGAATTCTTTGCTCTAGACATGATGAAGAGCCAACTCTTATCTCACCCATTGCTGATCAAATTATTAGTACCAATGGAGCTGGTGATTGTACTATGGCGACGATTGCTTGGGCGAGATTTTATTACGGTGACTGCCTAGCGCTGAAAGAGATTGGACAAATATCCCAAGCTGCCGCGAGCATTACGATGGCATCACCTCTTGCTGTTTCACCAGAGCTTAATATTAAAAACGTGATTCATCGCACAACCCAATACATGGAATTCATTTAAAGGAGAAGATTACTATGGTAAAAAAACAAATTTATTCAATCGTTAATTATAATGAGGCTGTTCAAACAATGGATGCTGGAGCAGATCATATTGGTTTAGTTCCAATGCAAACAGGGGGTATCCCCGCTCACCGTGTTCCTTTTGATGTGGTAGATAAAATTTACGCTGAATGTAAACGTCGTGGAGTAAAATCGATTGCCATCATGTTAAATAAAGACGTGGAAGAAATGTTCTTTATTATTAAAAGAGTTCAGCCTGATATCGTTCACATTGCGGGAATGGATTACACAGCAAACCAATCTTTCGCTGATCGTCTTCATGAAGAATGTCCCGGTGTTGAGTTAATGCAAGCTGTTTTAGTGGATGATGAATCTGCGATTGA
Coding sequences within it:
- a CDS encoding phosphoribosylanthranilate isomerase, yielding MVKKQIYSIVNYNEAVQTMDAGADHIGLVPMQTGGIPAHRVPFDVVDKIYAECKRRGVKSIAIMLNKDVEEMFFIIKRVQPDIVHIAGMDYTANQSFADRLHEECPGVELMQAVLVDDESAIDRALGYAKFCDYILTDSGLAKDTGIGASGLTHDWSIDRRIVETVGIPVIIAGGLGAENVAECIKQIQPFGVDSLTKTSYKFEDGVTEKNIPEVKKFCERADQAAMEIGLK
- a CDS encoding PfkB family carbohydrate kinase, with protein sequence MEEKYIVVIGGLNMDIAGLSGKNYHEQDSNIGEINLSIGGVGQNIAQNLTRLEAPTYLITVYGDDSFGGILEDECLKNQINLDYAKKIPGAHSSTYLYVANNQGDMVTAINDMSIVKQMTPDFLAERLDFINQAEIVVIDGNVSKESVEFLASHVTPPIFVDPVSIAKVDRFENVLANIDTIKPNVLEAELLTGIQVTDIETGKKAALCLNQRGVKNVFISLGEKGILCSRHDEEPTLISPIADQIISTNGAGDCTMATIAWARFYYGDCLALKEIGQISQAAASITMASPLAVSPELNIKNVIHRTTQYMEFI